From one Solanum stenotomum isolate F172 chromosome 12, ASM1918654v1, whole genome shotgun sequence genomic stretch:
- the LOC125846386 gene encoding uncharacterized protein LOC125846386, which translates to MDRYVQQFLNRLSLASIIAATFILFVLFIRTPETCVNPNITKPKPHHRFPKSTCDFAHRSYTSIKKHNRRVWSTTAWIQTVVSFKSQFQTLQDKKLFTKHSRALVISAGAGQAVMALKEMGLHDITGVEVVDSPPLVRRADPHSLPFFDNAFDLGFSAYLDRALFPDRYVAEMERTVRLGGACVVAVEECGGREVEEVVKLFRKSKVLGIRNVTMGDETRTRIVLRVMSD; encoded by the coding sequence atggaTAGATACGTTCAACAATTCCTCAACAGATTATCTTTAGCCTCCATCATTGCAGCCACATTTATCCTTTTCGTGCTTTTCATCCGAACACCTGAAACCTGTGTTAATCCCAATATCACCAAACCTAAGCCCCACCACCGTTTCCCCAAATCCACCTGCGATTTTGCTCACCGGAGTTACACCTCCATTAAGAAACACAACCGTCGTGTATGGTCCACAACCGCCTGGATCCAAACAGTTGTTTCTTTCAAATCCCAATTCCAGACTCTTCAGGACAAGAAGCTGTTTACTAAACATTCACGGGCTCTTGTGATATCTGCTGGGGCAGGTCAGGCTGTAATGGCCCTAAAAGAAATGGGCCTTCACGACATTACTGGTGTGGAGGTCGTGGATTCGCCGCCGCTTGTCAGACGTGCGGATCCGCATAGTCTGCCTTTTTTTGATAATGCGTTTGATCTCGGGTTTAGTGCGTATTTGGATCGGGCATTGTTTCCGGATAGATACGTAGCGGAAATGGAGAGAACGGTGAGACTTGGTGGCGCGTGTGTAGTGGCTGTGGAAGAGTGCGGCGGCAGAGAGGTGGAGGAAGTGGTGAAATTGTTTCGGAAGTCTAAGGTGTTGGGGATAAGGAATGTGACTATGGGTGATGAAACAAGGACTAGAATCGTATTGAGAGTTATGAGTGACTGA
- the LOC125846365 gene encoding uncharacterized protein At4g37920 isoform X1, translating into MMTRFHSLETSISATTNLSLFHTPFSPSNAVLPLSSSKSLAMLLENSKKSASRTPIRTSAKNPSTKVMASGVSTAEVDGEADVEVAEGYTITQFCDKMIDLFLYEKPKSKDWRKYLVFREEWRKYGDRFYSRCRTRADTVVDSQMKEKLISLARKVRKTLQIDDEMERHTELLKEIQDNPRDLNAIVTKRRKDFNGEFFRHLTLLSETYNSLEDRDAFARLGTRCLSAVSAYDNTLEIVGTLDTAQAKFDDILNSPSVDAACDKIKSLAKSKELDSSLVLLINGAWASAKESSTMRNEVKEIMHRLYKATQSSLRSMAPKEIKLLKYLLNITDPEERFSALATAFSPGHEHDAKDPNAIYTSPKELHKWIKIMLDAYNMNKEETEIREAKQLDQPMVIQRLSILKETVEAEYLEKEANTEKDSQPEETVI; encoded by the exons ATGATGACCCGTTTCCACAGCTTGGAGACATCAATCTCCGCCACCACAAATCTCTCTCTTTTTCACACCCCCTTTTCACCTTCCAATGCAGTATTACCCTTATCTTCATCCAAATCTTTGGCCATGCTTTTGGAGAATTCCAAGAAATCAGCATCAAGAACACCAATTAGAACAAGTGCCAAGAACCCCTCAACCA AGGTGATGGCCAGTGGTGTATCTACTGCGGAAGTTGATGGAGAAGCTGATGTTGAAGTTGCTGAGGGGTATACAATTACTCAATTTTGTGATAAAATGATTGACTTGTTCCTATATGAAAAACCCAAGTCAAAAGATTGGAGAAAATACTTAGTTTTTAGAGAAGAATGGAGGAAGTACGGGGATAGATTTTACAGTAGGTGTCGAACCCGAGCTGACACAGTAGTTGATTCTCAAATGAAGGAAAAATTAATTAGCTTGGCTAGAAAAGTTAGGAAG ACATTGCAGATTGACGATGAAATGGAAAGGCATACTGAACTTCTCAAAGAGATACAAGATAACCCGAGGGATTTGAATGCAATTGTTACAAAGAGGCGCAAGGACTTCAATGGTGAATTCTTTCGGCATCTGACTTTGCTTTCAGAAACTTATAACAGCTTGGAGGACCGAGATG CATTTGCCAGACTTGGGACTAGATGCTTATCTGCAGTCAGTGCTTATGACAACACACTGGAGATTGTGGGAACATTAGATACTGCCCAGGCCAAATTCGATGACATCTTGAACTCTCCATCAGTGGATGCAGCATGTGACAAGATTAAAAGCCTTGCCAAGAGTAAAGAACTTGACTCTTCTTTGGTGCTGCTGATAAATGGTGCTTGGGCTTCAGCAAAAGAATCCTCTACAATGAGAAATGAG GTAAAGGAGATAATGCATCGTCTATACAAAGCTACACAGAGTAGTCTAAGGAGCATGGCACCAAAAGAAATAAAGCTGCTTAAGTACTTGCTAAACATCACAGATCCTGAAGAGCGATTCTCAGCATTGGCAACAGCTTTCAGCCCTGGTCATGAACATGATGCCAAGGATCCTAATGCTATATACAC AAGTCCAAAAGAGCTGCACAAGTGGATCAAAATCATGCTTGATGCATACAACATGAATAAAGAAGAGACTGAAATTAGAGAAGCCAAGCAGTTGGATCAACCTATGGTCATTCAGAGACTTTCCATTCTGAAGGAGACAGTTGAAGCAGAATATTTGGAAAAAGAAGCTAATACAGAAAAAGATTCACAACCAGAAGAAACTGTGATATGA
- the LOC125846365 gene encoding uncharacterized protein At4g37920 isoform X2 — MMTRFHSLETSISATTNLSLFHTPFSPSNAVLPLSSSKSLAMLLENSKKSASRTPIRTSAKNPSTKVMASGVSTAEVDGEADVEVAEGYTITQFCDKMIDLFLYEKPKSKDWRKYLVFREEWRKYGDRFYSRCRTRADTVVDSQMKEKLISLARKVRKIDDEMERHTELLKEIQDNPRDLNAIVTKRRKDFNGEFFRHLTLLSETYNSLEDRDAFARLGTRCLSAVSAYDNTLEIVGTLDTAQAKFDDILNSPSVDAACDKIKSLAKSKELDSSLVLLINGAWASAKESSTMRNEVKEIMHRLYKATQSSLRSMAPKEIKLLKYLLNITDPEERFSALATAFSPGHEHDAKDPNAIYTSPKELHKWIKIMLDAYNMNKEETEIREAKQLDQPMVIQRLSILKETVEAEYLEKEANTEKDSQPEETVI, encoded by the exons ATGATGACCCGTTTCCACAGCTTGGAGACATCAATCTCCGCCACCACAAATCTCTCTCTTTTTCACACCCCCTTTTCACCTTCCAATGCAGTATTACCCTTATCTTCATCCAAATCTTTGGCCATGCTTTTGGAGAATTCCAAGAAATCAGCATCAAGAACACCAATTAGAACAAGTGCCAAGAACCCCTCAACCA AGGTGATGGCCAGTGGTGTATCTACTGCGGAAGTTGATGGAGAAGCTGATGTTGAAGTTGCTGAGGGGTATACAATTACTCAATTTTGTGATAAAATGATTGACTTGTTCCTATATGAAAAACCCAAGTCAAAAGATTGGAGAAAATACTTAGTTTTTAGAGAAGAATGGAGGAAGTACGGGGATAGATTTTACAGTAGGTGTCGAACCCGAGCTGACACAGTAGTTGATTCTCAAATGAAGGAAAAATTAATTAGCTTGGCTAGAAAAGTTAGGAAG ATTGACGATGAAATGGAAAGGCATACTGAACTTCTCAAAGAGATACAAGATAACCCGAGGGATTTGAATGCAATTGTTACAAAGAGGCGCAAGGACTTCAATGGTGAATTCTTTCGGCATCTGACTTTGCTTTCAGAAACTTATAACAGCTTGGAGGACCGAGATG CATTTGCCAGACTTGGGACTAGATGCTTATCTGCAGTCAGTGCTTATGACAACACACTGGAGATTGTGGGAACATTAGATACTGCCCAGGCCAAATTCGATGACATCTTGAACTCTCCATCAGTGGATGCAGCATGTGACAAGATTAAAAGCCTTGCCAAGAGTAAAGAACTTGACTCTTCTTTGGTGCTGCTGATAAATGGTGCTTGGGCTTCAGCAAAAGAATCCTCTACAATGAGAAATGAG GTAAAGGAGATAATGCATCGTCTATACAAAGCTACACAGAGTAGTCTAAGGAGCATGGCACCAAAAGAAATAAAGCTGCTTAAGTACTTGCTAAACATCACAGATCCTGAAGAGCGATTCTCAGCATTGGCAACAGCTTTCAGCCCTGGTCATGAACATGATGCCAAGGATCCTAATGCTATATACAC AAGTCCAAAAGAGCTGCACAAGTGGATCAAAATCATGCTTGATGCATACAACATGAATAAAGAAGAGACTGAAATTAGAGAAGCCAAGCAGTTGGATCAACCTATGGTCATTCAGAGACTTTCCATTCTGAAGGAGACAGTTGAAGCAGAATATTTGGAAAAAGAAGCTAATACAGAAAAAGATTCACAACCAGAAGAAACTGTGATATGA